AATTCGTGCCCCCAGGAACAGTCCCCATCCCGTAAGTGCAGTTGCCAGCAGGTAACCCTTTTGTCCCTCAGGTATCCCCAGAGATCACTCACTCAACACCCcaggttggttggtttgttttttggcagggggagtgtgtgtgtgctcaAGATGAAACCCCAGGGctctttagcactgagctacgcCCCCgacccttttatttttgagacaccaAGTTGCctatgctggccttgaatttatgatcctcctgcctcagcctcccaagtgacggggattacagatgtgtacactgtgcctggctcttttttttttttttttttagttatacattgacacatatctttattttgtttatttatttttatgtggtgctgaggatcgaaaccagggtcTCTCACGTGCGAGgcgatcactctaccactgagccacaaccccagcccctgtgccaggctctttttttttttttgagagagagagagaattttttaatatttattttttagttttcggcagacacaacatctttgtttgtatgtggtgctgaggatcgaacccgggccacacgcatgccaggctggcgcgctaccgcttgagccatatccccagccctgtgccagGCTCTTAACACATCCTTTGTCAACTGTCTCCCTTCCCTGTTTTCTACACTGCCCAGGTAACTCATCTTAGGGTCTGCTTCTGGGGGCACTCAAACTAAGGTAGTGACAAGCGATAAGCCAATCCTATGGAATAAATCACCAAaagaggtgtttttttgtttgtttgtttgtttgtttgtttttggtactagaaattgaacccggGATGCTTTACCCCTGaaccatccccagccttttttattttttaacctgagatagggtttcgctaagttgtccaggctggccttgaacttgtatgatcctcctgcctcagcctcctgagcccctaggACTATTGGCCATGCACCAGCATGCGCAGCCATAAGAGAATTTTCATATCCAGAAGAGGGAACTTGCAGGCACATATGTTGGATGGCAAGTTGATGATAAACGATTGGGCCAAGATCTTGAAAAAGCTAGATAGATGTGAAATCCCTGCTTGGAAGGTTCCGTTGGATGTCAGTGGAGATGAGTCAAGTCCTGGCCAGCAGGAGGAGGCCTGGCCAAGCTGGAGAGCAAGCCTCTGCAGAAGTCCCATGTGTATCTGGTTCCCATATGGGCAGGCTTTCCCCCTGGAGGAGCAGACATAGGAGCTGTGGGGAGTTTGGGTGGAAAGTCAAAGGAGAAAGTGATGTCTAGGGCAAAGGAGTAACATATTCCTAGAAAAATCTGATGAAGTCTGTGGCATTCCCCTGCGAAAAATGATGATGGTAGTGACTGTGTGTGCACTTCCAAGCAGAAATTGGAATAAACTTGCGGAGCAGGGTCCCCAGAGAACCCTGGAGCCTGTCCTTAGATTGAGATTTCTGGTTCTGAAATATGTTCATTAGCACTTTGTTGAAATCCTGGCCCCCGTGGTCCTGGGTTCGAGGGAGGCTGAAGAGCATTGGAGGACCCTGGAGCTGTCCTGGCCTGGGATGGACTTGGCTCAGTTGCACAGGCTTGATAAgctggtgggtgggtggagggtcTGAGAGATGAGGTGGGCACAGGAGGTGATGTGTGCAGTCACAGCCTTGTGCCAGTGGGAATAAGCTATGTCCTTCACAGGTTTGAGAGTGACCCTGTGGAATGGCTCCTCTCAGAGCTCCCCCTTCTGGGCAGCTCCTTCTCCCACAGGTAGATTGTGAGCCCGTGGGCTGCTGCTTCACTCAGAGCCTGGCAGCCTGTTCTCTCCAGGTGTCTCAGTTCCTCTGGTGACTTCTGGTGGTCTGAGTGTGGTACAGAAGACAGCAAGTGAGGCCTTCCATCCCCAGAGCCCTCACTGACACAGGGTCATGAACTCAAAGTCACAGAGCCCCAGATTATGTTGTCCCTTTGTGCCCAGCGGTGCTGACTTGCTGTCCTCCTAGGTCAGCGTCCTGACCCTTGCCCCTGAAGTAGCTGGAGTATGGCACCATTCAGTAGCTCTGTGGCCTTCTTGCTATCCACACACATGTGCTGTGGCGCTCCTGACTGTGGCAAGGCATGGAGTCAGCCCCTCATTCCTCAGCCAGGCAACTCCCTCTGGCCTCTTTCTCTGCCTCTAGTTGACAGGACCTCCAGGGCCTGCTTTCATCAGATCAGGTTGTCCCCGCAACTCAGAGTCACTtggccttttcttttcctttgggtgctgggggttgaacccaagggtgctgtaccactgagccacgaccccagatctttccattttcattttggcacagggtctcacttggttgctcaggctggcctcaagcttgtggtcctcctgcctcatcctcccaaatcCCTGGCATTACAGGAACGCGTTACTGCGCCTggttgggtttttctttgttaCCTGTTAAAGTGCAGACAGCTGAGCCAGGCTTGGTCCTGGCCCACCTCAGTTTCCCTGTGATTTCCTTCACTCCCGGCTGATCTGTCATGTGCCATCCAGGCCTCTGTGCTTTTATTGCCCTTTGTTCATCCATCAGATGCCCACCCTGCCCTCCCTCATCCTCATAGCCACTCGGCCATAGCTGACCTAGCATGTATTTTAGGGGTGCATCCTGACGATGCCTGTCACTGGGGCTTGCACATGTGACACTCTTGTCACTACATGACTTTTGTACACTCTGTGAGAGTAGACAGCAGGTTCTACTGAGAAAGTGTAACGGGGAGTCTAGTTCTGAAACCGCCAACAGGCACTGAACAGGTCGGATTGTCGTGGGGCCAGACAGAATGATGTGCCCTGCTGTTTATTACTGCCATTTCTGTGACTACTTATCTCTGCATGTGCCATTTATATtcctgtgtgtatttgtgtgagGGAGGCAGGTGAGGACCTCTGGATGCTGCAGGAGAACGTTGTCATCCCTCTTCCACAATGAGGAAGACGGAACCCAGAGAAGTTCAGCGCTCTTCCAAGACCATATAGTTAGAGAGCCAGAATTTAAATGGGGTCTTTTGATCCTCACAATCCATTGTTGTGCTGTGTGTGCGAAACCTGGATCAGTGACACAGGCCGCATCTTTTTTGGAGCTGATAGTTTATTGCACAAATTTCTCAAAAGCTACATGGTGAGCATTTTAGGCTTTGCCGACCACACAGCCTCTGTTGCATTCAGCTCTGCCACCGAAGCATGGGAGCATCCAGAGACGGTAATGGAAAGTTAGGGACAGTGTTCTCGGAAACTTGATTGAGAGGAACAAGCCTGGGCCCTGATTTGGCCTGTGCATCACAGCTTGCTGACAGTGGGTCCCACAGTGCTGTGCTCAGACAGTTGCTCAGTAAGTCCTTTCTGGATGTGGGCCCATGTTTCTCTTCTCCTGTGCTGAGCTGACCTTCCTGCTCTGCCCCCATTTCTTCTGCAGTATGTGGGTGCCCCTGTGGCTTACATCCAGCAAATATTTGTGAAGTCCTCAGTGTCTCCCTGGCACAAGAACCTTCTGGCAGTAGATGTGTTCCGCTCACCTCTGTCCCGGGCATTCCAGCTGGTGGAGGAGATCCGGAATCACGTGCTGAGAGACAGGTACTCCTGTCAGGAACCCCCCTAGACCCCTTCTGAACTGAAGGGAGCATTACAGCCCTCAGTATAAGTCCAGCGAGCCAGCCAGCTCTGCAGAAATAGAACAGACAAGAGGATGAGGGGAGCCTGCTCTGAACTTTTCTACATTCTTGTGGGTCCACTGTGGCTGCGttccccctgggctgtgcagatGGCACAATTAGAGCCCTGATCCTCACATCTTAGACAGAGTGCGTGCCCACAGGCTTGCCTCTGGTGAGCTCGCTAAGGACTCATGACTCATGTGGCTTCTCATCTCTGTGTGTGAATGTCATAATGGCTCTGATAACAAGAAGTGAGCTCCAACTGGGGACACCTTCAGAAACCTTAACCCAGGGCCCACTTCCCGGCCTCTGGAGCACTCTGACTTCACAGGCTGTCACTACATGGTTTTAGTTAGCTGATGACTTAGACAAGGATTTTGGTGAACTAAATAACACCCTAAATTTCTCCCTATTCTTCCCTTGCCCACTAAATTGGCTATTGTGGGGGCCGTGCCTGTTCTTCCATGTCCTCCTCTCCTTGGAAGCCCAGGCAGCCACGTGGTTTGGTTGTTGACCCCCTGGCAGTACTTTCCCCTGATGGCAGAGGTGCTCCCTAAGTGCAGTGGGCCTGCCCTGCGCTGGCGGGCACGGCAGATACCTTGTCCTGTCTCCTAAACAGCTCTGGGACGAGGAGCCTGGAGGAGGTGTGCCTGCAGGTGACCGACCTGCTGCCAGGCCTTAAGAAACTCCGGAACCTACTCCCTGAGCATGGCTGCCTACTGCTGTCCCCTGGGAACTTCTGGCAGAATGACCGGGAACGCTTCCATGCTGACCCTGACATCATTGGCACCATCCACCAGCATGAGCCCAAAACACTGCAGACTTCAGCCACACTCAAGGGTACCCCAGCACAGGTTCCCTGAGGACCCACGAAGGAGCCTGTTGGCCACCATCTCTCCTGTGATGGGTGCTCTGGCAGATCAGGGGTTGCCCTTACTccaagggtgggggtggggaagggccCTTGGTGGCCCTGCAGTGGCTGCCATTCCTTGTCAGTGCCCGTTGGTCTCTGCCCGCAGACTTGCTGTTTGGTGTTCCTGGGAAGTACAGCGGGGTGAGCCTCTACACAAGGAAGAGGATGGTCTCCTACACTATCACCCTGGTCTTCCAGCGCTACCATGCCAAGTAAGGCCATCAGACTCTGGGTTCTGACTGCTCCATGGTGACACGAGGCTGAGAGGCCCCTGTTTTGCTTACAGTGCCACCTGACAACTTGGATAGTGTTTTGGCCTCCTGGTAAAATGTTATATCCCCTAGACCAAAGGATATTGTTTGCTGCATTCAAATGGGGATGGCTGGGTGGCTGGCCAAGAACAAGGGACTGAAGCAGGCTGACAGTTCAGTGTCCCTGTGTCTCCTCCAGTTCTCTCCAGGCGAGGCAGGCAGCCCCAGCAGATAACTGCTGAGCCCATGGTCTGAGTCCTCCCCCATGGAGCCCAGCAGGCGGCCCTCCTCAGTTGGCAGGACACTTGAGGGGCCTCCAGTCGAGCCTCCTGGGCCTTTGGTGATCGGAGTGGCATAATAGATCAGGGAAGGACGGGGAGATCCTCAGACAACGTGGCCAGCTTTGTAATTCTTCCAACACCCCTGGAGACTATGAAGAAGCTTAGAGAAGTTTCCTCCCGGCATGGGGGAGAGAGCTCTAGAAGGACCCCTCCAGAGATTTTCTTGTCTCCAGGTTTCTGGGCAGCCTGCGTGCCCGTCTCATGCTCCTGCATCCCAGCCCCAATTGCAGCCTTCGTGCAGAGAGCCTGGTCCATGTgcacttcaaggaggagattggGATCGCTGAGCTCATTCCCCTCGTGACTACCTACATCATCCTGTTTGCTTACATCTACTTCTCCACACGTAGGTCCATGGCGGGGAGCGTCTCTACATCACCCACTTCCTTGCCtctggtggggctgggggtagAGATGTGGAAATGCTAAAGCTAGAGTCTCAGGGGCTCAGGTGGGTCCAGGGCTCCTCTTACTTCTTGGGGAAAGACGCTTCCTGAATTAGAGTTCCTAAAGAGTATGTCATGTGCACGAGACTGTGACTGTCCCTTTCTCCTGGTTAACCAGGAACCTCTTTCCTTGATTGTCAGGGCAGATTCTGCTCCCAGGGGATCAGTTAAGaagggccaggggctgggggagtgCTGCCCTGATGTGCCCTCTCTGCCCTCCAGGCAAGATCGACATGGTCAAGTCCAAGTGGGGCCTGGCCCTAGCCGCTGTGGTCACGGTACTCAGCTCACTACTCATGTCTGTGGGGCTCTGCACTCTCTTCGGCCTGACGCCCACCCTCAATGGCGGGTAGGTCCCCAGCAGGTTCCACTGGGCCACAGGGGGGCCCTCAGGCCAGAGAACCTTGCACATCTGGGCACTTGGCCCTCCCTGGACTGGACGCTTGCTGTTCCCCAATGTCTTCACTTTgctattttttacatttaagaGGTACATATTCTTTAAGCTCCCAGGGGATCAGTTAAGAAGGGCCAGGGGCTGGTTTGtgacatacatgtgtatatgtagtGTGTatctatacatataatatatacacaggTGTGTTTGCTTATATGATTTTGtgtatatatggaatatatattttgtgtatccATGGGTATATAGTGCATATGTGTAATGGATGTGTttgtattatacacacacacacccttcttgGCGGCTTTTGCCACAGAAGGGTGTGAAGGGTACATTTCTTTTCACTGTTAAGAGATTTAACATGCCCAATCAGAGAGTAGGCTTAGAGTGAGCTTAGTCAAAGACATGAGAATACTGTAACTCGTCACCTTTGTCAGTAGTACTTGTTCTGCCCTTGCTTTTCCTCTGAGTCAGTCTGGAAGCCCTCCGCTGTTTGTTCTCAGGCTTTGGTCCCCTCCTCTCTGACTGGCTCTGCCTGCCTGTTAGTGTTACTGACCCATTGGTCCGTCCCTGATCTAGGCTTATCTGCCTGGTTATAGCAAAAATGACCAATggtccttcttccctcccttaccctctcccttccttccttccatttattttgtggtttggaggatagaactcagggttTCGCATgagccaggcaagcactctacagaaGAGTGGCTTTGTGTTGTTTCTGTCACTTCCCTTGTCAGTGGAACTCCTACTTCCTTtcccaagccttttttttcttctttcctttctctcatccCTGCCTGAGACCCCTCCTCACTTCCATCTTCTTGGAGTCTGTCAGGAGTAGCTGACCCTGACTCGGCTACCTGGAGGTGTCCTTTAGGAGCAGTTGTTGTTCTCCAAGTGCAGCTTGTGAGCAAAGGTTTTAGGTCGTTTTTTACCCTTTCCTTTAGTTCAGATGGTGGCTGGGCCTAGAGTTGTTGTGTGGGTCTTGGTGGCAGTCACTGCTCTAGCCAGCAAAGTCTGCGTGGCCTGGCAGTGGGACGGTCGCTCTCCCCGGGGGCCAcctccagcctcctcctgtgCTGGTGGGAGGACTGGCATGATTGTTGGTGCCTTGGCAAGGCTTTGGACCTGCCTAAAAGCCGAGAGCTATACGGACAGAGGCCCTGGCATGTGAGGGCAAGGCAGGGAGGGTTTCACCCTGTGCCTGTGGGAGCTGCTCGGCAACCTCCACTACAAGCTGGAAACCCCGGAGCCTCCTGAGGCTCGAACCCTGTGAAAACCAGCACTGTTTTGGAGCCTGCCACAGCACTGTCCCtcaccatctcctcctccattccCAGTGAGATCTTTCCGTACCTGGTGGTGGTTATTGGGCTAGAGAATGTGCTGGTGCTCACTAAGTCGGTGGTCTCGACCCCAGTGGACCTCGAGGTGAAGCTGCGGATTGCCCAAGGTAACGTGTGGGCCCCTATTCCTCTTGCTAGTGTTCCCCTGAGGAGATGGAGCCCTTGAAATCTGCCCAGTTCTGGCTGCCAACATAGCACTCAGCAGGCCAGCAGGCCTGGACAGCTTGTTACCAGGTGCCCCAAGGAACCATGGGGTCACTGGACACTGCTTGTCCTGGTTCATGGGTCAGTAAGAGAGCAAACCAGACTCTGCTGCAGAGGTCATGGTTGGTGGTGACCTTGCATCTGGACCAATGCTAGTGTTTTCCTGCCTCACTCTACCACACTATGCCAGGTGCCCGGGCTGTCACTCTGGAAGTGCTGCCTCTACAGCTGACCTCACAGTGGGGAGCTGGGGATTGGGAGTTCTGTGAAAAGTGAGAAAAGCAAGAGCCTGTCCCGGGATGTCTGGTCTCTTGAGCAGCCTCTTCCTAAAGCCCATGTATGTGAGGAACAGGCTGGAGACTggctgttcattcattcatccaaccTCTGTGAGTGTCTAATAGGCCAGACCCTGCACAGGGGTCATGAAGAGATGAGGCGAAATAGTCCCTACCCCATAGCACTCAGAGCCTTATTGAGGCAACAGTGTGATAGCGTGGGGACCAGGGACTTGCCATGGAAGAGCCAGCTAGTCCTCCACTCCAGCCACTCTGCCACTGGTGGGCACGCTGAGGTCACCCATGCTGACCAGACAAGATAAGCACATGGAGGTTCTGTGTGCTTAGAGTGGTGATCCTTGCCTTTCCTCAAGACCCTGCTTTTCCCTCTGATGGCTGTAGCTCTGCCCTGTAGCTTCAGTAGGCTGGGCCCCCTCCCCAtgcctctgcccttctgtggACCATGAGGCGGTGTGCAGACATGGAGCACAGGGAGGTCCTATATTGCCCCCATCCATGCCGTTATTGCCCTCTGCAGGCCTTAGCAGCGAGAGCTGGTCCATCATGAAGAATATGGCAACCGAGTTGGGCATCATCCTCATTGGCTACTTCACCCTCGTGCCTGCCATCCAGGTAAGGCCCCAAGGCCGGCTGCTTGGTTGAGCATTGAACCAACTGCTGGGCTATGCAGCTGAGGCAGGTTGTACCCTTCTTTCAGCAGTATCCTGGTCTATGAGAGGGGACTCCTTCCCAGAGTGTGCAGAGGGCTCTGGCATGCCTGGCTCAGCAGCACTCAGTAAATCCTGATTGGGCTACAGAATCAAGAGCCTACCTGGGCTGTCCCTTGGCCTGTTCTCTATTTTTTGGCCGGGGGGTGGGGGGccaccagtgattgaactcaagaatacttgaccactaagccacatccccagccctatttttgtattttatatagagacagagactcactgagttgcttagtgcctcacttttgctgaggctggctttcaactcatgatcctcctgcctcagcctcccaagctgctgggattacaggtgtgcactactgtgtcCAGCCTAACCCTGTCCTCTAATCTTCCCCACCTTCTTTCTCCCATTTGGCCCAGTAGCAGAAGGAGGCTCTGTAGGCCCAGCAAAGCTGGCGTCTGGCTATGCACTTCATCAGCCCTGGTTGCCCATTGCTCAGGCAGAAACACTGGAGTCCCTGAACTGGTCCCTGGCTGTCTCATCCTGCCCCATAGCTGCAGCCTCCAGATGCATCATGACCTGGTCTCCCTGGGGGTGGACTGCCACCCATAGTACAGTGACCCCTTGCCCTTAGCAAAGTGCCCTCCTTCAGTTGTGGGGATATAGAAGAAAGCACAAGAGCTCCAGGCTTTTCTTCCTCAAAAAAGCACAGTGTCTGCAATCCTGAACCTCTAGAACCACTGTATGTCACACCCTGTCATCTTAACATACAGaccagggaaggggaggaaaatGGAAATCCCAGAACATTCCATCCCTAGACAGGACGTGGGGAGTAGAGAGAACACTTTTTTCAGTTTTATGGCAGAATAAatccctcctgccctctcctttCATTGGTCCAGTAACCAGCCAGGAAGTGTTCTGAGAGCCCTGAAATTGGGACAGCCCTGAGCTTTTGCTAGATTTGTGGCATGTGatcagggtcagggctcagtggGAGGGAGGGTGCTTTGGGGAGCAGGCTGATGGGCCCAGAGATTTCCAAGGTGGATCAAGCCCTCCTCTCTCTGGGGACAGGAAGATTCAGGGAGGGCACCACCTTTCCCAGTCCTTTGGAGAGGGTTAAGGGATCTGCGCTGCCCCCTGGTGGTGATGGGGCGAGCAGCTGGTCTCTCCCTCCCAGGCTGCTCCGCGTTCAGAGCATAGCATCAgcatctctctgcctctcctgtgCCCTTCCTGCCACTCCCTTGCAGTTTCTGAGATGCCTGTGGCCAGGAAGCTGCCTCTCTGGGCTCCCTGCCATGCAGTCATGGTGCCCCTTGTGTGTTCTCATCTAGGAGTTCTGTCTCTTCGCTGTCGTGGGCCTGGTGTCTGACTTCTTCCTCCAGATGCTGTTCTTCACCACCGTCCTGTCTATTGACATTCGCCGAATGGAGGTAGGAGTGGCTGAGCTCCACCCTTCCCGCCCTCCAGGGAGCCTCTGGGTGAGAGAGGGGCAGACCCCAGGCCTAGGCAGTGCTTCCACACAGGCGGTCTCTGGACAGCACTCAGGCCTGACTATTGCCCCACAGCTAGCGGACCTGAACAAGCGACTGCCCCCAGAGGCCTGCCTGCCCCCAGCCAAGCCTGGCGGGCGGGCAGCACGCCAGGAGAGGCAACTAGCTGTGCGGCCGTCCACACCCCATACCATCACACTGCAACCATCTTCCTTCCGAAACCTGCGGCTCCCCAAGAGGCTGCGTGTCATCTACTTCCTGGCCCGAACCCGCCTGGCACAGCGTCTCATCATGGTACgtgcctgccctgccctctggGATGCCAGCACTAGATTCCCTTGGGGTGTCGCCCTTTGCCTTGAAGGGGAGGGGTGCTCCTTAGGCCCTAGTGACCCCTTGAAGCCTGGCCTTGGGAGCTGCCCACTGTGCCCTCCCTGCCCAGATCCTGGTGGTCTCTGAGGAGATAAGCCTGCCTGTGCACCTGTGGAAGAAGGAGCTCCAGGGCCATCAGCTAGATAAGTGACCAAGAACTAGAGCCCGCAAGACAGAGTGCTCTggactggaaccaccatgtgGCAATCGTATTTGCTGGGTGTGGTTCCTTGGCTGCTGTATAACTTGCAGGCAGCAGAGAATGCTAGGCAAAACAGATCACCAGCTGGGCCAGGCCGGCAGCACCTGTCCTGAGAAGCTGGAGGGAGAGGGGAGTGAGGCTGAGGCCTCCGTAGCGGGTCAGGCAAACTGGTCCTCTGGCCATGCTGACCTGGGAGTGGTGGCAGCTCTTTAGCCCTAGCTGAGGGAGAGGTTACGGTTGAGGGAGTTCTGTGTCAAGGCTAAAGGTGCTCCAGAGATTTCCAGGCCCCTCCAGTAGCAACTACCAGCAGGTGGCACTAGGAGGGGACTTGAGAAGGCAGAAGGAGAGGACAGGCCAGGGCCTGTATGATCTCTCTATACACCCAGGCCAGAGGTCCCTGAGCCCTGATGCCCCTCTGCAGGCTGGCACCGTTGTCTGGATTGGAGTCCTGGTGTACACAGACCCAGCAGGACTGCGTACCTACCTTGCTGCCCAGGTGACAGAACAGAGCCCCCTGGGAGAGGGCCCCCTGGCCCCCATGCCTGTGCCTAGTGGCATGCTTCCTGCCAGCCACCCGGATCCTGCCTTCTCCCTCTTTCCACCTGATGCTCCCAAGCTACCTGAGAACCAGACATTGCCAGGCGAGCCATCTGAGCGTGTGGGTCCAGCAGAGGGTGTTCATGACAGCCCAGTTCCAGAGGTAACCTGGGGGCCCGAGGATGAGGAACTGTGGAGGAAATTGTCCTTTCGCCACTGGCCCACGCTCTTCAGCTACTACAACATCACGCTAGCCAAAAGGTGAGCTGGGCTGTGCCGCCTGCCCCTCTCACTTGGTGGTCCGCTTGCCAACCCCTCCCCCTCAGGTGGGAGATCCACTGGGTTGAATTCTGcattgaatttcaaataaaacaattcaAGATTGAGATATGGGAATGGGAGCTCTCAGCAGCCACCACTTGAGAGGGGGGCCTTGAGTCCTGGCTCTGAGgagtgattgattgattgatggcTCCTTCTTCCTCTGGGCAGGAAGAGACTCACCCACTCTGCCTGGCAGGGTGAGGGAGTTACTTACATGGCCCTGATGGCTGCTTGGCTGCTAGTGTCTGGGAGGGAGCCAGGGGTTAGGGTGCCAGAACAGAGtgtccacccctgtctccatcctgcATGCTGAGAGGACTAGTTGGGGAGTAGTAGTAGTCCTGGGTGGAGAGTAGGGAGGGGACATGGCTGGTGGACAAAGGCAGGAGAACCAGTGAGTGGTCCCTGCTGCTTGCTCCCAGGTACATCAGCCTGCTGCCAGTCATCCCAGTCACACTGCATCTGAACCCAAGGGAGGCTCTGGAAGGACGGCACCCACAGGATGGCCGCAGCGCCTGGGCCCCACCTGGGCCAGTGCCCATGGGACTCTGGGAGAGTGAACCCAGAGTGCCTGGTGGGGTTCAAGCCCACCGTGACATTACCTTGTACAAGTAAGGACAGGACGAGGTAAGGTGGGGTGGGCCCTTGGTGTTTGACAGGCCAGGCTCACACCCCTCCCACACAGGGTGGCAGCACTGGGGCTGGCCGCTGGCATCCTCCTGGTGCTGCTGTTGCTCTGTCTCTACCGCGTCCTCTGCCCGCGCAACTACGGACAGCCTGGCTCCGGCCCTGGTCGACGGCGGCGCGGGGAGCTGCCCTGTGATGACTATGGCTACACACCGCCTGAGACGGAGATCCTGCCACTGGTGCTGCGTGGCCATCTCATGGTGAGCAGTGGGTGCCTGGGCGGGCCACCTGTCTGGGCACAGCCTGTGCCAACATTGCCTGTTCCTGCAGGACATCGAGTGCCTGGCCAGTGATGGCATGCTGCTGGTGAGCTGCTGCCTGGCCGGCCGAGTCTGTGTGTGGGACGCGCAGACCGGAGATTGCATCACTCGCATCCCGCGCCAGGGGTAGGTCCTGTCCCCTTGTGTCCTCAGTCGTCTGGTGCTCTGCCCCGGACCCCGCTGTGCTTCCCCATTTCACCCCATCCTCTTGGCCCCCTCCCAACAGGCAGCGCCGGGACAGTGGCAGCAACAGCGTGTTTGAGGCCCAGGAGAGCTGGGAGCGGCTGTCAGACAACGGGAAGGCTGGCCCGGAGGAGCTTGGACACAGCCCCCCACTGCGACACCGCCCTC
This is a stretch of genomic DNA from Ictidomys tridecemlineatus isolate mIctTri1 chromosome 2, mIctTri1.hap1, whole genome shotgun sequence. It encodes these proteins:
- the Scap gene encoding sterol regulatory element-binding protein cleavage-activating protein isoform X1, which codes for MTLTERLREKISQAFYNHGLLCASYPIPIILFTGLCILACCYPLLKLPLPGTGPVEFSTPVKDYSPPPVDSDRKQGEPCEQPEWYVGAPVAYIQQIFVKSSVSPWHKNLLAVDVFRSPLSRAFQLVEEIRNHVLRDSSGTRSLEEVCLQVTDLLPGLKKLRNLLPEHGCLLLSPGNFWQNDRERFHADPDIIGTIHQHEPKTLQTSATLKDLLFGVPGKYSGVSLYTRKRMVSYTITLVFQRYHAKFLGSLRARLMLLHPSPNCSLRAESLVHVHFKEEIGIAELIPLVTTYIILFAYIYFSTRKIDMVKSKWGLALAAVVTVLSSLLMSVGLCTLFGLTPTLNGGEIFPYLVVVIGLENVLVLTKSVVSTPVDLEVKLRIAQGLSSESWSIMKNMATELGIILIGYFTLVPAIQEFCLFAVVGLVSDFFLQMLFFTTVLSIDIRRMELADLNKRLPPEACLPPAKPGGRAARQERQLAVRPSTPHTITLQPSSFRNLRLPKRLRVIYFLARTRLAQRLIMAGTVVWIGVLVYTDPAGLRTYLAAQVTEQSPLGEGPLAPMPVPSGMLPASHPDPAFSLFPPDAPKLPENQTLPGEPSERVGPAEGVHDSPVPEVTWGPEDEELWRKLSFRHWPTLFSYYNITLAKRYISLLPVIPVTLHLNPREALEGRHPQDGRSAWAPPGPVPMGLWESEPRVPGGVQAHRDITLYKVAALGLAAGILLVLLLLCLYRVLCPRNYGQPGSGPGRRRRGELPCDDYGYTPPETEILPLVLRGHLMDIECLASDGMLLVSCCLAGRVCVWDAQTGDCITRIPRQGQRRDSGSNSVFEAQESWERLSDNGKAGPEELGHSPPLRHRPRGPPPPALFGDQPDLTCLIDTNFSAQLGASDPAQPEPRHRAGCSRTRDVPGYDFSRLVQRVYQEEPLATVHTPTLRPPSPGPMLPLAPENEGGSPEKGSPSAWAPSADGSIWSLELQGNLIVVGRSSGRLEVWDAIEGVLCCSSEEGSSGITALVFLDRRIVAARLNGSLDFFSLETHTALSPLQFRGTPGRGSSSSSPVYSSSDTVAFRLTHTVPCAHQKPITALKAAAGRLVTGSQDHTLRVFRLEDSCCLFTLQGHSGAITSVYVDQTMVLASGGQDGAICLWDVLTGSRVSHMFAHRGDVTSLTCTTSCVISSGLDDLISIWDRSTGIKLYSIQQDLGCGASLGVISDSLLVTGGQGCVSFWDLNYGDLLQTVYLGKNSEAQPARQILVLDNAAIVCNFGSELSLVYVPSVLEKLD
- the Scap gene encoding sterol regulatory element-binding protein cleavage-activating protein isoform X2, which produces MLTLTSLAPSTSMSPKHCRLQPHSRVPQHRFPEDPRRSLLATISPVMDLLFGVPGKYSGVSLYTRKRMVSYTITLVFQRYHAKFLGSLRARLMLLHPSPNCSLRAESLVHVHFKEEIGIAELIPLVTTYIILFAYIYFSTRKIDMVKSKWGLALAAVVTVLSSLLMSVGLCTLFGLTPTLNGGEIFPYLVVVIGLENVLVLTKSVVSTPVDLEVKLRIAQGLSSESWSIMKNMATELGIILIGYFTLVPAIQEFCLFAVVGLVSDFFLQMLFFTTVLSIDIRRMELADLNKRLPPEACLPPAKPGGRAARQERQLAVRPSTPHTITLQPSSFRNLRLPKRLRVIYFLARTRLAQRLIMAGTVVWIGVLVYTDPAGLRTYLAAQVTEQSPLGEGPLAPMPVPSGMLPASHPDPAFSLFPPDAPKLPENQTLPGEPSERVGPAEGVHDSPVPEVTWGPEDEELWRKLSFRHWPTLFSYYNITLAKRYISLLPVIPVTLHLNPREALEGRHPQDGRSAWAPPGPVPMGLWESEPRVPGGVQAHRDITLYKVAALGLAAGILLVLLLLCLYRVLCPRNYGQPGSGPGRRRRGELPCDDYGYTPPETEILPLVLRGHLMDIECLASDGMLLVSCCLAGRVCVWDAQTGDCITRIPRQGQRRDSGSNSVFEAQESWERLSDNGKAGPEELGHSPPLRHRPRGPPPPALFGDQPDLTCLIDTNFSAQLGASDPAQPEPRHRAGCSRTRDVPGYDFSRLVQRVYQEEPLATVHTPTLRPPSPGPMLPLAPENEGGSPEKGSPSAWAPSADGSIWSLELQGNLIVVGRSSGRLEVWDAIEGVLCCSSEEGSSGITALVFLDRRIVAARLNGSLDFFSLETHTALSPLQFRGTPGRGSSSSSPVYSSSDTVAFRLTHTVPCAHQKPITALKAAAGRLVTGSQDHTLRVFRLEDSCCLFTLQGHSGAITSVYVDQTMVLASGGQDGAICLWDVLTGSRVSHMFAHRGDVTSLTCTTSCVISSGLDDLISIWDRSTGIKLYSIQQDLGCGASLGVISDSLLVTGGQGCVSFWDLNYGDLLQTVYLGKNSEAQPARQILVLDNAAIVCNFGSELSLVYVPSVLEKLD